A single window of Salvia splendens isolate huo1 chromosome 6, SspV2, whole genome shotgun sequence DNA harbors:
- the LOC121810078 gene encoding dentin sialophosphoprotein-like produces the protein MYRQSPSRNQRSKGIKVKYVLQVCLLLAACFWLLYQVKHSHDKKTGFDETDAKSSLQKTSSDELIRLGRKDIRLRVDKTNSEEIHDETSEEEETSEEGEEDKHGEDDSEDKKVEERDDDEAGDREDEREEHEQEKLDGEVHKQQSLIDGGEREDGEDNEIQETDSESHDQSEKESTSDDTDHDAKDMSAHEAREEHYKADDASSAVTHDTQIATENVNEHVENSNEHPGNVLEEETKENDSEETYEGENRKDLEVDGSEAAGDGHQPNITTTLVKDDTLHDSENGSTPNNATTEGSTDHLISNSTTTEVTLESKELPSDNATDSKPELGTEGTSAEGSDNKTVDPEQGSNSILTVDSTHSNSNSTGSGETKDTGLLPEEFSDSSDNSTDSSVSDNSRSEASNEEGNNTTESSSEKNNEFDAGKSDTSDGRDESLDSTLADNAEEEVQEDAIDISDTSTSMEEKDIRVDLDTLPDIQTEGSNSEDVAAE, from the coding sequence ATGTACAGACAATCACCCAGCAGGAACCAAAGATCAAAAGGGATTAAGGTTAAGTATGTCCTGCAAGTTTGTTTGCTGCTGGCTGCTTGCTTTTGGTTGCTATACCAAGTTAAACATTCCCATGACAAGAAGACAGGATTTGATGAAACTGATGCCAAAAGCTCACTTCAAAAAACTAGTAGTGATGAACTTATAAGACTTGGAAGGAAAGATATCCGTCTTCGAGTTGACAAAACGAACTCTGAGGAGATTCATGATGAAACATCAGAAGAAGAGGAAACTTCtgaagaaggagaggaagatAAGCATGGTGAAGATGATTCAGAAGACAAGAAGGTCGAAGAGAGGGATGACGACGAGGCAGGAGATAGAGAGGATGAAAGGGAAGAGCACGAACAAGAGAAACTTGATGGAGAAGTTCATAAACAACAAAGTTTGATTGATGGTGGGGAGAGGGAAGATGGGGAGGATAATGAAATTCAAGAAACAGATTCTGAAAGTCATGACCAATCAGAGAAGGAAAGTACTTCTGATGATACTGATCATGATGCAAAAGATATGAGTGCCCACGAAGCACGCGAGGAACATTACAAGGCAGATGACGCTTCTAGTGCTGTGACACATGATACCCAAATTGCGACAGAAAACGTCAATGAACATGTTGAGAACTCAAATGAACACCCTGGAAATGTTTTAGAAGAGGAGACGAAAGAGAATGACAGTGAAGAAACTTATGAAGGTGAGAACAGGAAAGATTTGGAGGTGGATGGAAGTGAGGCAGCTGGTGATGGTCATCAACCAAATATCACAACCACTTTAGTCAAGGATGACACGTTACATGACTCTGAGAATGGTTCTACTCCTAATAATGCAACCACAGAAGGATCCACTGATCATTTGATAAGTAATAGCACAACTACTGAGGTTACATTAGAGAGCAAGGAGTTGCCCTCAGATAATGCAACAGACAGCAAGCCTGAGTTAGGCACCGAGGGTACATCTGCTGAAGGATCTGACAATAAAACTGTTGATCCAGAGCAGGGCAGTAATTCTATATTAACTGTGGACAGTACTCATTCAAACTCTAATTCAACAGGCTCTGGTGAAACAAAAGACACAGGATTACTCCCCGAGGAGTTTTCTGACTCATCTGATAACAGTACAGACTCTTCTGTATCAGATAATTCAAGGTCAGAGGCTTCGAATGAAGAAGGGAACAACACTACAGAGTCCTCCTCAGAAAAGAACAATGAATTCGATGCTGGGAAATCAGATACAAGTGATGGTAGAGATGAAAGCTTGGATTCTACATTGGCTGATAATGCTGAAGAAGAAGTTCAAGAGGATGCTATTGATATATCTGATACTTCCACTTCCATGGAGGAGAAAGATATACGGGTGGATCTTGACACTCTCCCTGACATACAAACAGAGGGAAGTAATAGCGAAGATGTTGCTGCAGAGTGA
- the LOC121809110 gene encoding pathogenesis-related leaf protein 6-like gives MKMKKNNKFPLANILFNFLITMVPYSCLGQNSRQDYINVHNVARAQVGVGPILWNEKVANFARNYARQRVGDCNLIHSTNRPYGENLAKGGEDFTGSAAVDLWVKERPNYMHTSSSCVGGQCLHYTQVVWRNSTHVGCAIVRCNDDWWFISCNYDPPGNYIGLRPY, from the coding sequence atgaaaatgaaaaagaacaaTAAGTTTCCACTTGCCAATATTTTGTTCAATTTTCTCATAACCATGGTACCATATTCATGTCTAGGGCAAAACTCTCGACAAGACTACATCAACGTTCACAACGTTGCCCGAGCCCAGGTAGGAGTCGGGCCCATACTGTGGAACGAAAAAGTGGCAAATTTTGCCCGTAACTATGCCAGGCAAAGGGTCGGGGACTGCAACCTTATCCACTCTACTAATAGGCCATACGGTGAGAATCTTGCCAAGGGAGGCGAAGATTTCACCGGTAGTGCGGCCGTGGATTTGTGGGTCAAGGAACGACCCAACTATATGCATACCTCCAGCTCTTGTGTTGGTGGGCAGTGTCTCCATTATACACAGGTGGTTTGGCGCAACTCGACACATGTCGGTTGCGCTATAGTTCGATGCAACGATGATTGGTGGTTCATCTCTTGCAACTATGATCCTCCAGGGAACTATATTGGCCTACGTccttattaa
- the LOC121809109 gene encoding pathogenesis-related leaf protein 6-like, which yields QMTMACHKYFLITLVSILGLISTARAQNAAQDYVNAHNSPRTQVGVGAVTWNATLATYALNYANSRVGDCALTHSYGPYGENLAKGSSTFTGVSAVNLWAAEKQYYDHTNNCCIGTNQCLHYTQVVWHDSTQIGCARVRCNNGWYYVVCSYHQPGNWEGEMPY from the coding sequence CAAATGACAATGGCTTGCCACAAATATTTCTTGATCACCCTTGTTTCCATTCTAGGCCTAATAAGTACTGCCCGTGCCCAGAACGCGGCGCAGGACTATGTGAACGCCCATAATAGCCCCCGGACCCAAGTGGGCGTGGGGGCGGTGACGTGGAATGCCACACTGGCCACCTACGCCTTAAACTATGCCAACTCCAGGGTCGGGGATTGCGCGCTGACGCACTCCTACGGCCCGTATGGGGAAAACCTAGCCAAGGGCAGCAGCACCTTCACGGGCGTCTCTGCGGTGAACCTGTGGGCTGCGGAGAAGCAATATTATGACCACACAAACAACTGCTGCATCGGCACGAACCAGTGCCTGCACTACACGCAGGTGGTGTGGCACGACTCGACCCAGATAGGGTGCGCCCGCGTCCGTTGCAACAATGGCTGGTACTACGTCGTCTGCAGCTACCATCAACCAGGCAACTGGGAAGGGGAGATGCCTTATTAA